The following DNA comes from Deltaproteobacteria bacterium PRO3.
GAGGGCGTGCGCGCCCCGCGTCCGGCCTTGACCGAGGACGACCTCTACCTCTTCGTCCCGATCCAGCCGAGGGTCTTGGGCGTCTTCAATCTCAGCAACCCGGCCGATCCGGCGAAGATCGCCGAGCTCGAGGTGGACGGCGAGATCCGCGGCGTCGCCTTGGCCAATCGCTTCAAGGACATCTTCCTCGCCTTGGGGCCGGCGGGGGTGGCGAAGCTGGCCTTCGGATTCTGAGCATCCGGTAGCCGCTTGCCTGGTCCGACCCCATCCTCCGAAGCCGTTCTACGGTCGTCGACCTTTCGACAACCGTTCCCCTGGAGGTGTTTTCCCTGCCCTGCCTGACGGGGAAGCCCCGCCTTGCCGCTCGCTTAGAAAGTAATGGCATTCGCTGTTCAGGGGACAGGCCTCGCATTGCGGACTTCGCGCCGAGCAAAGCCCTCGGCCGTGGGCGATCAAGAGATGGTGGGCCTCGCTCCAGTCTTTTTGCGGGATCACCTTTTGCAGCTCCAGCTCGACCTGATGGGGGTTCTTGCCGCGGGCCAGACCCAGGCGCCGCGAGACCCGGAAGACGTGGGTGTCCACCGCGATGGCGGGGGTGTCGAAGGCGTTGGAGAGGACCACATTGGCGGTCTTGCGGCCGACCCCCGGCAGCTGGGTCAGGGCCTCGAGCGAGGCGGGGACTTTTCCCTCAAACTCGCGGACCAATTTCTCGCAGGTGGCGAGGATGTTTTTGGCCTTGGCCTGATAAAGCCCGCAAGTCTTAATGAAGGAAACGAGGCCCTTCTCGCCCAATTTGAGAATTTTCTCCGGGCGATTCGCCCGTTGAAAGAGCGCCGGGGTCACCAGGTTGACGCGCTTGTCGGTGCACTGGGCCGAGAGGATGGTGGCGATCAGCAGCTCGAAGGGCGAGCCGTAGTCCAGGCCGCAGCGCGCCTCCGGGTAGAGCTTGCGCAGCTTTTCGAGGATCTTTGTCGCCTTGGGGACGGGCATGGGCCTCCCGAAAAAAGAGGGGCCGTTCGAAAACGGCCCCTAGGGGTAGGCGTATGCGGACTTGAACCGCAGACCTCCTCGATGTGAACGAGGCGCTCTAACCAACTGAGCTATACGCCTGGGCAATACGGGCCCCTTCCTAACGTCCCCACCTTGGCCTGGCAATCGGAAATTTTGCGGTGAGAGAAGGGCTAGGGAAGGGAACGGATCGGGAGCTCCAGCTCGGGTTGCCGGAGCCCCGGCACCTCGCGCAGCTGGGTGCGGAACCACCAGCGCTCGTAGGCGTCGCGGCAGAGGGAGGGCACGGCCTCGGGGCGGTAGCCGCCGTCGGGGACGAGGTACTCGCTGCAGTCGACCTCGGGCCTCACGACTTGGGGCAGGTTAGGGGGCGTGTACTGGGGATTTTGGGCCGGCTCATAGCGCGGGAGGTGGATCCCGCAGAGGTCGCGGGGGTCTTCCCAGAGCTCCCGGCATAGCTCGGGGATATCGTCGGAGCTGGGGAAGGCCGCGGGGTCTCTGCAGGCCTGCGGGCAGCCGCCTTGTGGCCCGCTGTCGACCGTCACCGGCGGCCGCTCCACCGGCCCGGCCTGGTTGGAGAGGGAGGAGCCCGGGGCCTCGACGGCGCCCTCCAGGCCGCCCGTCCCGCCGCTGCAGGCCAGCAAGGCCGTGAATAGGATTGCCGCGAAGAGTTGTAGCGCCAGCTCCCTCATCTTTCCCTCCATCTTGGTCTTATCGGTCCCCAAAATCCAGCGGTTGTTGCGGTGGAGAAAAAACCCGGGGGCCTGGGCCCCCGGGTCCTATTTACCAAAGGCCGATTATCGGCAGACCCCGGCCGTCAGGTCGCAGCTCGCGGCGGTGTCGCAGCGGTTGAGCAGGGCCGAGCAGTCGGCCTGGCTCGCGCAGGCCTGCCGGTAGATGCAGCGGTTCTGCGGGAAGCCGATGCCGTCCGAGCAGGCCTCGCAGGGCCCGCAGTCGGCGTCGCCCTGGCAGGGGGGCCCGAAGACGCACTGGAGCGGGCCGCAGAGGACCGGCTCGCAGGCGTCGCCGACCCCGTCGCCGTCGCTGTCCTGCTGGCCCGGATTCGGGTCCTCGGGGCAATTGTCGCAGAGGTCGCCTCGGGTATCGCCGTCCAAGTCGGCTTGGTCTGCATTGGCCAGGGTTGGGCAGTTGTCTTGCCCTGCGCAGAGCCCGTCCTGATCGGCGTCGTTGGCGGCATCCCCGGGACAGGGGTCGCAGGCGTCGGGGCTGCCGTCCCCGTCCTGGTCCGCCAAGTCGTCGCCCTCCGGGCAGAGGTCGCAGGCGTCGCCGGCGCCGTCCGCGTCGCCATCGGCCTGGTCGGGGTTGGCCATGCCCGGACAGTTGTCGCAGAGGTCGCCCCGGGCGTCTCCGTCCCCGTCGGCCTGGTCGGCGTTGCCCATTTCGAGGCAGTTGTCGCAGAGGTCGCCGCGCCCGTCTTGGTCCGCGTCCTCCTGGCCGGGGTTGGCGAGGGCCGGGCAGTTGTCCGCGCCGTTGCCGACCCCGTCGCTGTCGCTGTCCCCGCTCTCGCTTGGGTTCAAGGGGAAGGCGTCGTCCAGGTCGCTCACCTGGTCCCCGTCCGTATCCGAGTTGCAGGGATTGAGGCCGCGGCCGCGCTCCTGGCCGTCGCTTAGGCCCTCGCCGTCGCTGTCGGGGGAAAGCGGGTCGCTGGCGCAGCCATAGGTTGCGTCGGGGATCCCCTCGTCGGCGTCGGAGAGGCCGTCGTTGTCGTCGTCGCTGTCGCAGGCGTCGCCCTGGCCGTCGCCGTCCGTGTCCTCCTGCTCGGGATTGGGCTGATCGACGCAGTTGTCCCGAAGGTTGGGGACGCCGTCCGCGTCGTTGTCCAAGTCGGTACCGATGGCGCAGCGGCAGCCGATGCCGCAGAGCCCGGAGGGGCAAGCCGCCCCGTCGCCGTCGCACTCTTCAAGGTTCTCGGCGTCCACCCGGCCGTCGCCGCAGTAAGAGACGGCACCGGCCTCGAGGCTGCAATCCGCCGCGCAGACCTGGCACTCGGTCTCGCCGTAGGCGCAGGCCTCGGTGAGGGCGTTGCCGTCG
Coding sequences within:
- the nth gene encoding endonuclease III, with translation MPVPKATKILEKLRKLYPEARCGLDYGSPFELLIATILSAQCTDKRVNLVTPALFQRANRPEKILKLGEKGLVSFIKTCGLYQAKAKNILATCEKLVREFEGKVPASLEALTQLPGVGRKTANVVLSNAFDTPAIAVDTHVFRVSRRLGLARGKNPHQVELELQKVIPQKDWSEAHHLLIAHGRGLCSARSPQCEACPLNSECHYFLSERQGGASPSGRAGKTPPGERLSKGRRP